Within Vigna angularis mitochondrial DNA, complete sequence, the genomic segment AACACGGAGTCAGAAGTGAATTACGAGTCGGACCAATTTGCGAATCAATCGAGCGAGCTCCCCTTGCATGCAATGATGTGGTGGTGAACCTCTCATTCTAATTCAGTGCTCTCCGAACCGTGCGGGAAGGTTTCCCATCACACGGCTCACCAACTTGATCTTCCGCGGGAACCATATGTCCGAACAGGCCTGGAAAAACAGGTACGATCTCCCTTTCCTTTGCCACTCAAGTGTACGGCATCTGCCGTGCTTAGGCCCCTTCTTCCCTTCCCCTAATGAAAGAGTCCCCTTAGTCAACTCAAATAGGCTGCCTTAGTAGTCTCAATCAAATAGGGCGTGCAGGCCTGCCTCTTTTGTAGGTAATTCACTACCGAAGCGAAGAAAAGGCTGGATCAATCAAATAAAAGGGGGTACTACGAGCCCTCTGCCCCACGCATCTAACCAGCTCGCGTGGTTCACCGGTTCCACCGACTAGACTCTTAGAGTGATTCAGTCGATACAGAGGTGCGCTTGAAGTGGGGGGTGTGCTGTCCCTATTGGGCTGGGCCCTTCCCCATAAGGCCCCACCGTCGGGGCATAAGCGCCCTCTTGCTACCCATATGCGAGGCGCCGTCTTAGCCTTCCCTGACCAGGATCGCTCCCACACCTGTAGCGTTCGTGATCGGCCTACTCAACTGTGTATCGATCGAAAGGCAGGGCGGCACAGCCGCCCCCAAGGGAGTGGTTACGTCCAGTATGTCCCCCCTTCTTCCCGACATGCTATGGTGCCCCGGGGTGGGTAGGAGCGGGTCGAGTCCGTATCGCCGCGGAGCAACAGCCGCGTCCGGATCTGATCTATCTACTCGGCAATTCATCCGGTGACTTCACGGTCGCCAAAGAAGCCCCAAGAAGCATCAAACATTTCCGATGAGATCCATGGAGCAATTCTTAGATAGCAAGCACTAGCTCCCGGTGCGACTTCATAAAAAGCAATCAAAGATAAGATCGAAGAGAATGAAACGCACGTAGTGGTCATTATAGCGCTTCCTTCTGATCCTAGAAAACGTCCGAAAAAACCTGCAAAGGAACTACCGATCAGGGGCAAAAATACGATAAGTAGATACATAATCTCGAGTGTGATCAGACAACAAAAAATCAGACAATGACAGAGCGGCCTGTAATAAGTGCCAGACCCTCAACAAAAGAATATTAAGGTGATAGAGTGTTATCAGGAGACGCTAGGTTTCGCTTCGGAATTGAAAAAAAAAAGGAAAGATTTTCGTCAGCAGATTTCGCTCATAAAGTTCTTGTTTGATCTGCCGCTGTTAGAACACCACAATATTCGTCCTTTTCCTTGTGGGGTGAATGCTCTTAATGGTGAATCGATTATTCAATCTCTTTTTCCTTCTGTGATAACGGAATGAAATAAAAGTAATGAAACCCGCGATGGCTACTGAATAACCTCCTTTGACTTTCTTAATAAGAAAGCCTTTTACCTTTGTATTCCTTCGCCAAATCTTGTTCAGTTCCATCCAAGCTAGGTTTTGTCTGAATCTTCGTGGAAGAAGAAGCGGTTCACCAGCCACTACATCTGTGGATCCCACCAAATCATTAAACCTGGCGGCTGCTCGCTCTTTGATCAGTGATTCGCCGGCCACTAGATCGATGAATAATCTCTCCAAAATCTTCTTTTTGATCAGTGATTCACCGGCCACTAGATCCAGGGATCCCACCTTATTCTCAAACCTGGTGGCTCGGTTGATTGGCACTCCTGTAGGCTCATCTTGCATACAAATTCTGGGGGTCCCAGGTCCTGCATCCACCAAGAACATTTCTTCCCCTAAGCGTAAAACTTCAGATTGTAAGGCCTTTCCACTACATAAGAATAAACTGGAATTAGATCTTTGAAATGATCGACTCAAATAGATGCTCATCATAAGCTTTTTTTCCTACTCTTCCCGTTCTATTGATCAGAAGCATCCAGTAGCACCACGCCAAACGACTCAACTAGGAGTGCTCATCCTGGCTTTTCCACCCTCTGACCAAACACATAGAGGGCTGGTTGAGATGATCCCTTCCTGCTTCTACTACACTACCAGAAAGAGCTAACCGGCTTCCTTCCATCTTCAACATCGGAAGGTACCTTTTATCTGAAAATTCTGACGAACACCTATCATTTTATTATAAATGGCGGAATTTGGGTTATTGACTTCTTCCCACATTGTTCGCAGATGTTTCGGCGAGTATTCAGTTTGTCTATTTGTAAGAAGCGCATCAGTAATGAGGCCATATCTGTGCGTTCTCCAAAAAGCAGAATGGCCGGGATCCAATGTGGGCATGTGGTCTATGATCTGACGTTTTAATGCTGCGGTTTCGCGAGCTTGGTTTATAAGCTGCTCTGGAGTTGTACCTGGAGGAGCCGCGGCCATTAAGCGCCTCAAAACATGCTCTTCCATCTCACGACGTAGAACCAGTTCTTCCTGCGGCGGTTCCGAGGTTGTTTCTGGCTCTGTCTCATCCGTGGGAGGAAAATTTAGATCAATGGACGGCCGCTTAGAAGAGCTGGCACCGTCGGCACCTACGTATAAAGTAAGGTCCCCCTCCATGAAAGAGAAGACCCCTTCGATACAATGAGTCATCAGATTAAAGAGGGCAGCTCCCTTCCATCCCCAACCAAGAAGGCGACTAAAGAGGAGGCGCAACGATCTCAAAAGGAGCATTGATTTGAGTTTTACCAAAAGCAGACTCAAATCAAAGCCGAGTACAAGAGACAAGCAATAGCAGAATAAAGTCTTGATTACAATAAGGAATAAGGCAAGGGTCGACCTTCTGACTCTACTAACAAACTTTAAGACTCTTACATAGAATTCCATAATCTCTCATTTGACCTTCTATAAAAGGGGAATGCCTTTCTTTACACTTTACAAAAGGGCCTCAGATAAAGAATCTTAAACCCACATATCCATCCTATTTGACATCATAGCATAGAAAGCAGTACCCTTGATCCCATATTTATTCCATTTGTGTGTATATAGACTACTCATTCGATTTTGAACCTTCTAACATCTCGAACCTCATTTGCACCTTGAACATAACATCTCGACTCACATCACATCTCGTTTAGAGCTCAAACTTAAGGTTTAATTACACCCCCCGAGGTGGGGCGTATAATGACGCCCCACGGCGAGGATAAGGATTCATAGGCGATATGGAGCTTTTGCAAATAGGCAACTTGAGGTTCCACTATAAACATAAACACCATTAAATGGTGGACTAGTAGAAACCAAAATAGTAATACAATGAAGAACTTCAGTACATCATCAGGGTATAAGAAACTTTCAAAACTTTTGGGCCAGTGGATAAACGTTTTTCATATTCGAAGTATAAAATGGGGTTGTTCCTCCATTTGTGCTTTTTTTTCTTCTTCTTTTCGAGGGGTATCCATTATGTCTAGAATACAAAGACGACTCCACCCCTCACCCCTCAAGTGGTCAAGAAAGAAGGGATTGAATCTATTCCGATTGAATCTATTCCAATGTGGGTTT encodes:
- the rps1 gene encoding ribosomal protein S1, with translation MSIYLSRSFQRSNSSLFLCSGKALQSEVLRLGEEMFLVDAGPGTPRICMQDEPTGVPINRATRFENKVGSLDLVAGESLIKKKILERLFIDLVAGESLIKERAAARFNDLVGSTDVVAGEPLLLPRRFRQNLAWMELNKIWRRNTKVKGFLIKKVKGGYSVAIAGFITFISFRYHRRKKRLNNRFTIKSIHPTRKRTNIVVF